A region from the Stygiolobus caldivivus genome encodes:
- a CDS encoding transcriptional regulator — protein MSDELKKLMELLKDPALSNSVRLGILLSLYVIGRTTFTDLQRSTGVSKSSLFMHLQVLEESGLIKVRKVPTLSGPRTIVEITDKGVETLKKYIDLIKKIG, from the coding sequence GTGAGTGACGAGCTAAAGAAGTTGATGGAGTTACTGAAAGACCCAGCCTTGTCAAACTCTGTGAGGTTAGGTATCCTACTCTCACTTTACGTTATAGGCAGGACTACGTTTACCGACCTGCAGAGGTCGACGGGGGTCTCGAAGAGCTCGCTCTTTATGCACCTCCAAGTGCTCGAGGAGAGCGGGCTGATAAAAGTGAGGAAGGTGCCTACGCTGTCCGGGCCCAGAACCATAGTCGAGATAACTGATAAGGGAGTGGAGACCCTAAAGAAATACATCGACCTGATAAAGAAGATTGGCTAA
- a CDS encoding MFS transporter, producing MSSISKVAVLGLIGTIIEWYDYYLFIYAALLAFPTLFFPSSSYLVSILASVSSYAIAFFARPLGATVFGHVGDKLGRRHALSFDLILVGIAMIFVGVMPPFSAIGIVAPIAIFAFRFLQGLGVGGEWGGVATWVSEHATSKRALITSLIQIASPLGFMGAATVLLVFSKDFATVGWRVGFIIGGSAALLGAFLRYMAAESLPFEKIKSEGKISKTPSIEVFKYAWKPIVLLMLAVGGVFMAVYIPATVMPSLYLKVAGKALGYPQYVDFLGAQIPLTSALIYLFSIGGSLSGAWSPLPFSA from the coding sequence ATGTCCTCAATATCCAAGGTAGCTGTGTTAGGTCTCATAGGCACTATAATAGAGTGGTACGACTACTATCTGTTTATATACGCGGCACTACTAGCCTTTCCTACACTATTCTTCCCGTCAAGTAGTTACTTGGTCTCGATATTGGCTTCAGTCTCGTCATATGCGATAGCGTTTTTTGCAAGGCCGCTAGGTGCTACTGTTTTCGGACACGTGGGGGATAAGCTGGGCAGGAGACACGCGTTAAGTTTCGACTTAATACTCGTAGGTATAGCAATGATCTTTGTCGGGGTTATGCCACCCTTCTCGGCCATAGGTATAGTGGCTCCGATCGCGATATTCGCTTTCAGGTTCCTACAAGGCCTCGGGGTAGGGGGAGAATGGGGCGGAGTGGCGACATGGGTGTCGGAGCACGCCACGTCTAAGAGAGCCCTGATAACGTCATTGATACAGATAGCGTCTCCCTTAGGTTTTATGGGTGCAGCTACGGTGCTTTTAGTGTTCAGTAAGGATTTCGCCACGGTAGGGTGGAGGGTGGGTTTCATTATTGGCGGGAGTGCGGCCCTTTTAGGCGCTTTCCTGAGGTATATGGCCGCTGAGAGCCTGCCCTTCGAGAAGATTAAAAGTGAGGGGAAAATAAGCAAAACCCCTTCAATAGAAGTTTTCAAATATGCGTGGAAACCAATTGTATTGTTGATGCTCGCAGTAGGCGGGGTCTTCATGGCCGTGTATATACCAGCTACAGTGATGCCGAGCCTCTACCTCAAAGTAGCCGGTAAAGCTCTAGGCTATCCACAGTATGTGGACTTCTTAGGGGCCCAGATCCCTCTTACATCAGCACTCATCTACCTATTCTCTATCGGGGGTTCTCTATCGGGGGCTTGGTCTCCACTCCCGTTTTCGGCCTAA
- a CDS encoding DUF5305 domain-containing protein, whose protein sequence is MNSQKLFQGYETLAYVDFFTSALIKPNPFIKGQNITVYMLKKTQKDFNVIPCVILNENYSKLLGISKLKGISTVPTYLAKEIVLNLTSLRNFSYAVIISDEGVYNTTLYSGVSNSSYLTLNVSEIARVINNLSSYIPGSYSVLIKITHENITTYFPINYDGNAFQIPTSGSLDIPQYLRVPYNLINVSQASYPLSLVQQYCVHFYVYPSSSAEEADYSIIVNTTVGTWVYNEGISKGIVSLNISSLYNTINNLLVKYGLYSSQYAVIINFTIKTKNYTLYPFVVINNNNGILSFSAYNTTLNMTVYADSPEKYSPLDLAYLIIPASALFFIFGFTRPKTPSEMDKVLSKLKKVNKLTIEVNSKPEAKKVVEVKDINDIIKFSVTAVKPVLVYKDKGILQIWIVDNDVGYVYTVSE, encoded by the coding sequence ATGAACTCCCAAAAACTATTCCAAGGTTATGAGACTTTAGCTTATGTCGATTTCTTCACGTCAGCACTAATAAAACCTAACCCTTTTATCAAAGGGCAAAACATTACGGTATATATGTTAAAGAAAACACAAAAGGACTTTAATGTTATACCTTGTGTTATACTGAACGAGAACTATTCTAAACTATTAGGGATCTCTAAGTTAAAAGGGATTTCAACGGTACCGACATATTTAGCGAAAGAGATAGTCTTGAACTTAACGAGCTTACGTAATTTTAGCTACGCGGTAATAATATCCGACGAGGGAGTGTACAATACAACCCTTTACAGCGGGGTCAGCAACTCCTCATACTTAACACTGAATGTGAGTGAAATAGCACGTGTAATTAATAACTTATCTTCGTACATACCGGGGTCTTATTCAGTCCTGATAAAGATTACCCATGAAAATATAACGACATATTTTCCGATAAACTATGACGGAAATGCGTTCCAAATACCCACTTCAGGTTCGTTGGACATTCCACAGTACCTAAGAGTACCCTATAACCTGATTAACGTGTCCCAAGCGTCATATCCCCTAAGCTTGGTTCAACAATATTGTGTCCATTTTTACGTATATCCCAGCAGTTCGGCTGAAGAAGCCGATTACTCGATCATAGTCAACACCACAGTGGGGACATGGGTCTATAATGAGGGGATATCAAAAGGTATCGTCTCGCTAAACATCTCTAGCTTATATAACACTATTAATAACCTACTCGTAAAATACGGTCTTTACTCCTCACAGTATGCAGTGATTATAAACTTCACGATTAAAACTAAAAACTATACATTGTACCCATTTGTAGTCATTAATAACAACAACGGTATTCTGTCCTTCTCAGCTTACAACACTACGTTAAACATGACAGTCTATGCAGACTCTCCCGAGAAATATAGCCCGTTAGATCTGGCTTATCTAATAATACCAGCGTCTGCTTTATTTTTTATCTTCGGGTTTACAAGACCCAAGACACCATCTGAGATGGATAAGGTACTTTCAAAGCTAAAAAAGGTTAATAAATTAACTATAGAAGTTAATTCTAAGCCTGAGGCGAAAAAGGTCGTAGAGGTAAAAGACATTAATGATATTATTAAGTTTTCTGTAACAGCCGTCAAACCTGTCTTGGTGTATAAGGATAAGGGCATACTACAAATTTGGATCGTAGATAATGACGTAGGTTATGTTTACACTGTTAGTGAATAA
- a CDS encoding ABC transporter ATP-binding protein: MSVLEVRNVWKSYGKLIANEDVSMDVKEGEIVALLGPNGAGKTTLVKQVYGEITPDRGEIRVLGKKPGDRHVKKLLGVIPQECEPYGDLSVWDNIYYMGKLKGVEKDSIKAKGEELLRELGLTGKRDTLARELSGGLKRKTLIAMALINDPKLLILDEPTTGLDAEGRREVWKILLDMKKQGRSMLLTTHYLDEAERLADRIFFLNKRVIDQGTPAQMKEKFADWYEVIDYTNGKVYKVKGEEELKKVVLGLRGKFEVRMPSLEEVYLEVIKSE; encoded by the coding sequence ATGAGCGTATTAGAAGTCAGGAACGTTTGGAAAAGTTACGGGAAGCTCATAGCTAATGAAGACGTCTCCATGGACGTGAAAGAAGGGGAGATAGTAGCCCTATTGGGCCCTAACGGTGCCGGGAAGACCACCTTGGTTAAACAGGTCTACGGGGAAATAACTCCCGATAGGGGAGAAATTAGAGTTTTAGGTAAGAAACCCGGCGACAGACACGTCAAGAAATTACTCGGTGTGATACCTCAGGAATGTGAGCCTTACGGTGACCTTTCAGTATGGGACAACATATACTATATGGGGAAGTTAAAAGGGGTGGAAAAAGACTCCATAAAGGCCAAGGGAGAGGAATTACTCAGGGAACTGGGGCTGACGGGAAAAAGGGACACGTTGGCCAGGGAACTATCGGGAGGGTTAAAGAGGAAGACACTGATCGCAATGGCCCTGATCAACGACCCTAAACTCCTCATACTAGACGAACCCACCACCGGTCTCGACGCGGAAGGGAGGAGGGAAGTGTGGAAAATACTCCTCGATATGAAGAAACAAGGGAGGAGTATGTTACTCACTACGCATTACTTGGACGAAGCAGAGAGGCTCGCTGACAGGATATTCTTCCTAAATAAGCGGGTAATAGACCAAGGTACTCCCGCCCAAATGAAAGAGAAGTTCGCCGACTGGTATGAGGTCATCGACTACACTAACGGAAAAGTGTACAAAGTTAAGGGGGAAGAAGAGCTGAAGAAAGTCGTATTAGGCTTAAGGGGTAAGTTCGAGGTAAGGATGCCGAGCCTCGAGGAAGTATACCTAGAGGTGATAAAGAGTGAGTAA
- a CDS encoding MFS transporter gives MRSSIALGWFATSLQLALRFSWGVVAVAFAYTLHLNSVEIGSVLFLFYLGYVTSSTPWGVFIDRVGPKIALFISSLSSSLLIPFIPTVRDVSTLYLLYLAEGVLTAGIYPSSVKIISSLEKGLTRDLALLDSAAPTVMLALSLLSPLILTYWRQFFLLLSSSFLVSSLLTLSLKVRVGPSKRSVRVVVDKKVWTVALIRLGEQWGLWGTSSWLFPFLVLYDGVGRSVSEILFVLYAAGQATSIALIRVLKGDDVKLVELSLIAFIASLLVVSLTRDPYLLVPFSFTLGVSSFLCRPPTDSLVVRVVGSGSAGTSMGLANAVSQVGSMVAPLVVGLVLHLGSDVVAIDSLALGPILSLTLVEAVKHNV, from the coding sequence ATGAGGTCTTCCATAGCACTGGGCTGGTTTGCCACGTCCCTGCAGCTCGCTCTGAGGTTCAGCTGGGGGGTAGTAGCGGTAGCTTTTGCCTATACCTTGCACCTAAACTCGGTGGAGATAGGCTCAGTGCTTTTCCTCTTCTATTTAGGCTACGTCACCAGTTCCACACCTTGGGGCGTATTCATTGACAGGGTGGGGCCTAAGATAGCGCTGTTTATTTCATCGCTCTCCTCTTCCCTGCTTATCCCGTTTATACCCACCGTCAGGGACGTCTCTACCCTCTACCTCCTCTACCTAGCCGAAGGTGTTTTAACGGCGGGGATCTACCCCTCTTCCGTAAAGATAATCTCTTCGTTGGAGAAGGGGCTTACCCGCGACCTAGCCCTCCTCGACAGTGCGGCCCCTACGGTCATGTTAGCCTTGTCCCTGTTATCACCGTTGATCCTCACTTACTGGAGGCAGTTCTTCTTATTGCTCTCCTCCTCCTTCTTGGTGTCGTCCCTCCTCACGCTGTCCCTGAAAGTCAGGGTAGGGCCCTCGAAGCGGAGCGTTAGGGTGGTAGTCGATAAGAAAGTCTGGACTGTGGCGTTGATCAGGCTGGGCGAACAGTGGGGGTTGTGGGGGACTTCCTCATGGCTCTTCCCCTTCCTGGTACTGTACGACGGCGTGGGGAGGAGTGTGTCGGAAATACTCTTTGTACTGTATGCCGCGGGCCAAGCGACGTCGATAGCCCTTATCAGGGTACTTAAGGGCGACGACGTAAAGTTAGTGGAATTGTCGTTAATCGCCTTTATAGCCTCCCTATTGGTGGTGTCCCTGACTAGGGACCCCTACCTGCTCGTCCCTTTCAGTTTCACCCTCGGTGTGTCGTCCTTCTTGTGCAGGCCACCTACGGACTCCCTCGTGGTCAGGGTAGTGGGTAGCGGGAGTGCAGGTACTTCTATGGGGTTAGCGAACGCCGTCTCTCAAGTGGGCTCTATGGTCGCCCCGCTGGTAGTCGGGCTGGTCTTACACCTCGGTAGCGACGTAGTGGCAATAGACAGCCTGGCTTTAGGCCCTATATTGTCCCTGACGTTAGTGGAGGCGGTGAAACATAACGTTTAG
- a CDS encoding ATP-binding cassette domain-containing protein: protein MIELVDLCVFYGKQEIIRGVNAKIEEKVLLLGPNGSGKSTLLRAIAGVIGYKGHIFIDGQEVSKLRNYNILSTNLAEAYYLGLSVKDTVYLYEEIKGVDPELFTEMLNRIGLSNIVNKRWYHLSVGQKVIASDVLALASKPKILLLDEPFENVDLGKRRVVAGWIREYGREGIIVTHEVDIVRLFKDYKVYMIFEGRLFGPVSADDFLNASVIEGEDPSAVLTVEVGGRKFSFVKGDKGYRVENLISLDRIYNIGG, encoded by the coding sequence ATGATAGAACTCGTGGACTTGTGCGTGTTTTACGGCAAGCAGGAAATAATAAGGGGGGTCAACGCAAAGATAGAGGAAAAAGTGCTATTACTGGGCCCAAACGGTTCTGGTAAGTCGACGCTATTGAGGGCTATAGCGGGGGTAATAGGCTATAAGGGGCACATATTTATTGACGGGCAGGAAGTGTCGAAGCTGAGGAACTACAATATCCTCTCCACGAACCTGGCGGAGGCATATTACCTCGGGCTGAGCGTTAAGGACACCGTGTACCTTTACGAGGAGATAAAAGGTGTCGACCCGGAGCTGTTCACGGAAATGTTAAACAGGATTGGCCTTAGTAACATAGTTAACAAGAGGTGGTACCATCTATCGGTAGGGCAAAAGGTAATAGCGAGCGACGTTCTGGCCCTCGCCTCAAAGCCTAAAATACTCTTGTTAGACGAGCCCTTTGAAAACGTGGACTTGGGGAAGAGGAGGGTCGTAGCGGGCTGGATAAGGGAATACGGCCGGGAGGGGATAATAGTCACCCACGAGGTGGACATAGTTAGGCTCTTTAAGGACTATAAGGTGTACATGATATTTGAGGGGAGGCTTTTCGGGCCAGTCTCTGCTGACGACTTCCTTAACGCCTCAGTAATAGAGGGGGAAGACCCCTCAGCGGTACTTACTGTGGAGGTAGGGGGCAGGAAGTTCTCGTTCGTAAAGGGGGACAAGGGCTATAGGGTGGAAAACTTAATCAGCCTCGACAGGATATATAACATAGGTGGTTAG
- a CDS encoding TenA family protein, with product MKTSQILKERVGGLWEKYVKHEFVKQMKEGTLPQESFRYYLIQDSKYVEVMLRGLMRASSFAPSSQATQILSTILNTRDKGMEVHNYLLDKLGITHEEITNTGYNLANYAYTRHLYYYSTKGWKEFLSAWAPCMWGYYEVGKYVADSPNQLFSKWAEFYASDEYKRRVEAILGALDSYEFSEDLLIPFSASVRFEIMFWEYSLRREETPFYELI from the coding sequence ATGAAAACTTCTCAAATATTAAAGGAAAGGGTAGGTGGACTCTGGGAAAAATACGTTAAACACGAGTTCGTGAAGCAGATGAAAGAAGGTACACTCCCTCAAGAGTCCTTTCGTTACTACTTAATACAAGACTCGAAGTACGTGGAAGTCATGTTAAGGGGCTTAATGAGGGCTTCCTCTTTTGCACCGTCCAGCCAGGCTACTCAAATCCTCTCGACTATCCTCAATACTAGGGATAAGGGTATGGAAGTACACAATTACCTCCTGGACAAGCTGGGTATTACACATGAGGAAATAACCAACACGGGATATAACCTAGCAAACTACGCTTATACACGCCACTTATATTACTACTCTACAAAGGGCTGGAAGGAATTCCTCTCTGCATGGGCACCTTGTATGTGGGGTTACTACGAAGTAGGGAAGTACGTCGCAGACTCCCCGAACCAGCTCTTCTCAAAGTGGGCCGAGTTCTACGCCTCTGACGAGTATAAGAGGAGAGTAGAGGCGATCTTAGGGGCCTTAGACTCTTATGAGTTCAGTGAGGACTTATTGATACCGTTTTCAGCCAGTGTGAGGTTTGAGATAATGTTCTGGGAGTATTCGTTACGCCGAGAAGAGACTCCATTTTACGAGCTCATTTAG
- a CDS encoding nucleotidyltransferase domain-containing protein produces MFEELCERYSRFNPKVIILFGSYSRGDYTNESDIDVLIVSDAFPKDPREGFAMTFDPDDPKVMPVAMNTEVFLKKLRDGSTFILEIIEDGNILCGDGHFIKEMKETFSEVRKRFRRVGKVWTWD; encoded by the coding sequence TTGTTCGAGGAACTGTGCGAAAGATATTCAAGGTTTAACCCGAAGGTGATCATACTCTTCGGGTCTTATTCAAGGGGGGATTACACTAACGAAAGTGATATTGACGTATTAATAGTATCAGACGCCTTTCCTAAAGACCCGAGAGAGGGTTTTGCAATGACTTTTGACCCAGACGACCCTAAGGTGATGCCGGTAGCCATGAACACTGAAGTGTTCCTGAAGAAATTGAGGGACGGCTCGACTTTCATCCTCGAAATCATAGAGGACGGGAACATATTATGCGGTGACGGACATTTTATTAAAGAGATGAAGGAGACCTTCAGTGAGGTAAGGAAGAGGTTTAGGAGGGTAGGAAAAGTGTGGACGTGGGACTAG
- a CDS encoding winged helix-turn-helix domain-containing protein: MIIFNKKKRDVFEIYLDILSACKRSYNGISKTRLMYAANLTFEVANKYIPILEEKNLITKRDNLYFITKKGEDVLNTLQLFREKKYELREIVSRLKEELKD, encoded by the coding sequence ATGATAATCTTTAACAAGAAAAAGAGGGACGTGTTTGAGATATATTTAGATATTCTAAGTGCGTGTAAAAGGTCCTATAACGGGATAAGTAAAACAAGGCTGATGTATGCTGCTAATCTGACATTTGAAGTGGCCAACAAGTATATCCCTATCTTAGAGGAGAAAAACCTCATTACAAAGAGGGACAATCTGTACTTCATTACCAAGAAAGGTGAGGACGTTTTAAATACACTTCAGCTATTCAGGGAGAAGAAGTACGAGCTGAGGGAAATAGTTTCTAGGTTGAAGGAGGAGTTAAAAGATTGA
- a CDS encoding signal peptidase I, translating into MIKEIAIYSILSLILFSLAFSLISQYFLGLPYGWNIEATDSMVPVLNPGCLVFITPLMGQPHVGEIVAYKPPFCSHYIVHEIIKVLPDGYITKGVHNPTPDPWVVKRSWIKGCVPLILNRPISIPYLGYAITTVNTINGKASLLVSLFIIYGVSETLSRRSLKIRRNTLHTVSYKTVFMGLFILFFLASFVVLSSNTVLTYAQWTSVNASSSLNSREIGTSFRLGVLPSNSLVSLELPVKLRSFPIKLPLAVLFYSNNPNLRLLGPDTISGSSNVTFVVNTGKPGFYTSRVGFLLMPRILPHNIMEPLFATSPLLFISFMSLFISCVLEFIVYLVYKILGRYYIL; encoded by the coding sequence ATGATCAAGGAAATAGCAATTTATTCAATACTTTCCCTAATTTTGTTTTCCTTAGCTTTCAGCTTAATATCCCAATATTTTTTAGGTCTTCCTTATGGATGGAATATAGAAGCTACAGACTCAATGGTCCCTGTACTGAATCCAGGCTGTCTCGTCTTTATCACACCTCTAATGGGGCAGCCTCATGTAGGGGAGATAGTAGCTTATAAACCTCCTTTTTGCTCTCACTATATCGTCCACGAGATCATCAAAGTACTACCGGACGGCTATATAACTAAGGGAGTTCATAACCCGACACCAGACCCGTGGGTGGTTAAAAGGTCATGGATAAAGGGGTGCGTACCTCTAATTCTAAACAGACCTATCAGTATACCCTATTTAGGTTACGCTATTACCACTGTTAACACAATAAATGGAAAGGCGTCTCTTTTAGTCTCCCTTTTCATCATATACGGGGTCTCCGAAACGCTAAGCAGGAGGAGTTTGAAGATCCGGAGGAATACATTACACACAGTGAGCTATAAGACGGTCTTTATGGGTTTATTTATCCTCTTTTTCCTTGCCTCCTTTGTGGTGCTTTCCTCTAATACGGTTCTGACTTACGCTCAATGGACTTCCGTAAACGCGTCATCGTCATTAAATAGTAGGGAGATAGGTACATCGTTCAGACTTGGTGTCTTACCTTCTAATTCCTTAGTGTCTCTTGAATTACCGGTGAAATTGAGGAGTTTTCCGATTAAATTGCCTTTAGCTGTCCTTTTCTACTCTAACAATCCTAACCTCAGGCTTCTAGGTCCCGATACTATTTCGGGTTCATCCAATGTAACATTCGTAGTAAATACTGGAAAACCGGGGTTTTACACAAGTAGAGTAGGTTTTCTTCTAATGCCTAGAATACTACCGCATAATATTATGGAACCGCTATTCGCTACATCACCTCTTCTGTTTATATCCTTTATGTCATTGTTTATATCATGCGTACTAGAATTTATTGTATATTTAGTATACAAAATTCTCGGTAGATACTATATTTTATAA
- a CDS encoding HEPN domain-containing protein: MQRYNDWLRQAERNLKSAEVNMQYGLYEETCYESQQTAEKAVKALLNFYHLEARGQSITILLRNANVQVPKDIEECGQELDKHYIPSRYPDVYDEGPPEDYYNESTARRCFECGKKILEWVKGVVRGTVRKIFKV, from the coding sequence ATGCAAAGATACAATGACTGGCTGAGGCAAGCTGAAAGGAACTTAAAGTCCGCCGAGGTCAATATGCAATATGGACTTTATGAAGAAACGTGTTATGAGTCACAACAGACTGCAGAGAAGGCAGTAAAAGCACTATTAAACTTTTACCACCTCGAGGCGAGAGGCCAGTCTATTACTATTCTCCTCCGTAATGCAAATGTCCAAGTACCTAAAGATATAGAAGAATGCGGGCAGGAGCTGGACAAGCATTATATCCCCTCTAGATATCCGGATGTTTATGATGAAGGGCCCCCAGAAGATTATTATAACGAGAGTACGGCTAGGAGGTGTTTCGAGTGTGGTAAAAAGATCCTCGAATGGGTGAAAGGGGTTGTTCGAGGAACTGTGCGAAAGATATTCAAGGTTTAA
- a CDS encoding AbrB/MazE/SpoVT family DNA-binding domain-containing protein has translation MVIPKEARQRLMIKEGDILELVVDVEKVSTEELKTLLDLFGVDGEGVAEMTKQLIEDKELKER, from the coding sequence GTGGTTATACCTAAAGAGGCAAGGCAAAGGCTCATGATAAAAGAAGGCGACATTTTAGAGCTGGTAGTCGACGTGGAAAAGGTGAGCACAGAGGAGCTAAAAACACTCTTAGACCTTTTTGGTGTTGACGGGGAAGGAGTTGCGGAAATGACTAAACAGCTAATTGAGGATAAGGAGTTAAAAGAGAGATAA
- a CDS encoding ABC transporter permease, with translation MVTEFLNLLGMQFKMIKAYLPVFVFFSVMFPLGVMLVFGYVAVSSLTPYIVSGTITFYISIGVLTSVAQSIAFERSKGRFSLMVSTGIPKELYAISIALSNGISTLIVVPVILILGHYLLHVEVRSVPLLVVSLLSSIFMGSMLGMTLGLGIRNIYAVNQYSSIISFVLSFFAPVYFPPTLIPLPYRFLTLIEPTTYVSQALYYSFIGSPESLVWTLGILVFGAFFVLLNRYVLANE, from the coding sequence ATCGTCACTGAGTTCCTCAATTTACTCGGTATGCAGTTCAAGATGATCAAGGCTTACCTGCCCGTATTCGTCTTCTTCTCGGTAATGTTCCCGCTGGGAGTAATGTTAGTGTTCGGGTACGTAGCGGTGAGCTCATTAACGCCTTACATAGTATCCGGGACGATCACTTTTTATATCTCCATAGGGGTGCTGACGTCGGTAGCCCAGTCCATAGCCTTTGAGAGGAGTAAAGGTAGGTTCTCCCTGATGGTGTCCACTGGTATACCCAAGGAACTATACGCTATAAGTATCGCATTGAGTAACGGGATCTCGACGTTAATAGTCGTACCGGTCATCCTCATCCTAGGTCACTACCTCCTCCACGTAGAGGTACGGTCGGTCCCACTGTTGGTGGTCTCCCTCCTTTCCTCAATATTTATGGGCTCGATGTTGGGTATGACCTTAGGCCTAGGGATAAGGAACATCTACGCTGTGAACCAGTACTCCAGTATTATAAGCTTCGTCCTGAGTTTCTTCGCCCCGGTGTACTTCCCCCCGACACTAATACCCTTACCATACAGGTTTTTGACGTTAATTGAGCCTACTACTTACGTCTCACAAGCCCTCTATTATTCATTTATCGGGAGCCCTGAGTCTTTAGTGTGGACGTTAGGGATTTTGGTGTTCGGGGCCTTCTTCGTCCTTTTAAACAGGTATGTGTTGGCGAATGAATGA
- a CDS encoding alcohol dehydrogenase catalytic domain-containing protein, with protein MKALLFEKNGIENLKVAEVQRPEVGAHDVRIKVKMAGVNPIDYFVVTGLPVKPMPHIPGAEVYGEVEAVGDHVKSVKVGDRVVVYNRIFDGSCDMCLSSMEMLCRNGGIMSVITNGGFAEYFTAPDKNLFKVPDYIGDELAASIPVSALTAYHALKAAEVKATDTVVVFGASGNTGQFAVQFAKRMGATVIAVSRKGWLKDFGADYTVGYEKVKDKVAEITGGRMADVVVNSVGSSVWDSSLQTLGLNGRLVFFGGITGSGVTLELSRIYGAHARIIGTTGGNRKEITEIMQGRKDCKVKVWKTYSLEQGQEALKALFDPSRDGRILIKIS; from the coding sequence ATGAAGGCACTATTATTTGAAAAAAATGGAATAGAGAACCTCAAAGTAGCTGAAGTCCAAAGACCGGAGGTAGGTGCCCATGACGTCAGGATAAAGGTTAAGATGGCTGGCGTAAACCCAATAGACTACTTCGTAGTTACCGGCCTCCCGGTTAAGCCCATGCCCCATATACCCGGGGCTGAAGTGTACGGGGAAGTGGAGGCAGTAGGGGATCACGTAAAGAGTGTCAAGGTCGGGGACAGAGTGGTGGTCTATAACAGGATTTTCGACGGTTCTTGCGACATGTGCTTGTCCTCTATGGAGATGCTGTGCAGGAACGGGGGGATAATGAGTGTGATAACTAACGGGGGGTTTGCAGAGTACTTTACAGCCCCTGACAAGAACTTGTTCAAAGTCCCAGATTACATCGGCGATGAACTTGCAGCGAGTATCCCCGTATCAGCACTTACAGCCTATCACGCATTAAAAGCAGCAGAAGTCAAGGCGACAGATACTGTGGTAGTCTTTGGTGCTTCTGGTAACACGGGCCAATTTGCCGTCCAATTTGCCAAGAGGATGGGAGCTACCGTAATTGCGGTGAGCAGGAAAGGTTGGCTAAAGGACTTTGGGGCGGATTATACAGTAGGTTATGAAAAAGTAAAGGACAAAGTCGCGGAGATAACCGGAGGTAGGATGGCGGATGTGGTAGTAAACTCGGTAGGGTCTTCTGTATGGGACTCCAGCCTCCAAACGCTAGGCCTAAACGGTAGGCTAGTCTTCTTCGGTGGTATAACGGGCTCCGGAGTTACATTAGAGCTCTCCCGTATATACGGGGCTCATGCAAGGATTATCGGGACTACTGGGGGGAACAGAAAGGAGATAACCGAAATAATGCAGGGCCGTAAAGACTGCAAGGTAAAGGTATGGAAAACGTATTCGCTTGAACAGGGGCAGGAAGCACTGAAAGCGTTATTTGACCCTTCAAGGGACGGAAGGATACTAATAAAAATAAGTTAG